From Alloacidobacterium dinghuense:
GCCGTACTGGCGCAGCGGGACGCGATTTTTCCCGCACTGATTGTCGCGGTGCTTTGCCTGGTTGTGGTGAGCGCGCTGACCAAGCCGCCACGCAAGGATCAGGTTGCCATTTTCTTTGGCGAGAAGGCATAAAAATAGGCAGGCGGCCTGGGGTTGGGTTAAGCCGCCTGCCTTTCGCAGGGTCGAGAAGCAGGTTTCGGAGTTGCTTCTACCCGTGTAAAACTGCGATCTCCGGTTTTTGTTCCATGTCGCTCCGAAATTTTTTCAGGAGCGATATCAAGCTGCACATTGCGATGGGCTTGATGTTGCCTTGTCCACCCACGGCCTCGGGGGCAGGATGACGCAATTCGCTGGGAGACCGGCTCTCGCCTTAGAGCTCCTGGCTTGCCGAAGGCAGCGTATCGGAATTCTTTTTGGTGTCCGACTGAATTGGGATTATCTGTGGGCTGTCTGCGATGAACCGATTCCTTCGCGATGTAGAGAGCATTTGCTAGGCTAGGCCCATGCCGGTTGCGGTGCTCACGCTGGAGATTCGTATCGAGAATGCTCATTCGCTCAAAGATCGTCGGCAGGTGGTGCGCAGTTTGAAGGAAAAGCTGCAAAACGGCTTCAATATTTCGGTGGCAGAGATGGATGAAGCAGTTACCTGGCAGTCGGCGACGATTGGCGTCGCTGCGATCTCAGGCTCGCGGGATTACCTGGCCGGGTTGATGAAGCAGGTTGAGGATGCGGCTGTGCGTATCAGCAACGATCTGGGCGCGCAGGTGGCAGATGCGTGGTGGGAGTACCTGGAGAACTGATCTGGCCAGGCTGGGCACGCCTCGGATTGGGTAATGCTCCGATTGACGGTCCGATTAACAAATCTGTTGCAGTTTATTGTCGACTTAGGTAACCGATCGTTGATTACGACTGTTTGGCATCGTGAAACTAAGATGGGATTGGCTTAGGCCCCGAGAGACTTTACATTTCAAACATTGAGTAGCACTTGGGGGAGGGCTACTGAATTGTGGCGCCTGTGGAATAACTTCCACAGGCGTTTTACATTTTGGCGCAAACCTGGCGCTTGCAAGGCCGTGGCGCCACTTTGATATCCGATCCTCGTTGCGTTTTTCGTCCTTTCGCAACGGTAATTTTTCTTTTCTCTGCGGGTCCTGTTGCGCCGACGTAAGTGGTTTCCTTTCAACCGTCATTCATTGCGACAGCACAACTTTTACATTTACCTGCTTACTTTTGTGCAACGCAGGCCGTCTGGTCTGATATTCTCAATCGTTTAACCAAAGGAAGTTTGAGATGCCAGAGCAACGGGCGCGCAAGTACCACCAGGACCGCGTGGCGGAGACGCTGCGTGAAGAAATAGGAGCGATGATCGAAGGCGAATTATCGGATCCGCGAATCAGCTTTGCCTATGTAAGCCAGGTTGTGCTGAATCCTGGGGGGAAGTCGGCGCTGATTTATGTCGCGGTCGATGGCGGCCCCGAAGAAGAAAAGCAGACGATCGAGGGCTTGATGGCGGCGCGGGGTTACATCCGACATGAACTGCTGGAGCGTATGGGAGTGCGGCATGTTCCGGATCTTTCGTTCCATATCGACCGGTCAGAAAAGATGAAGACGCGGATTGATGAACTGCTGGGCCGGGCGCAAAAGAGACAGAAAAGCGTGGCTGAGTAAGGCTGGGAAACTTTTAAGTGAAGAAAGGCAAAAGCAGATCCTTCGCTGCACTCAGGACAACAATTCCTGAGTTTGTATGAAACCAACAGGGGCCCATGGGAGATCGGCACACTATCCACGCAGTATTGGACGCGATTGAGCGCGGACAGCGGTTTCTGGTCAGCGCACATGCGCGGCCGGATGGCGATGCCGTGGGATCGATGCTGGCGTGCGGAATGATTCTGGAGCAGCTGGGCAAGCAGGTGGAGATGGTTTCCTGTGACCGGGTGCCGCTGATCTACAGGTCGCTTCCCTGCGCTTCTGTGGTACGCCAGGTGAGCCGCGTAGAAGGCGAATACGACGCGGTGATTCTGCTGGAATGCGACGGGATCGAGCGCTCGCGGCTGCGCGGTCTGGATGGACGTTTCCTGATCAATATCGATCACCATGTGAGCGGGCGCACCTTTGGCAACATCAACTGGATCGATACGGAGGCGTGCGCCGTCGCGGAGATGGTCTACAAGCTGGCCATGGTTGCCGGCGTTTGCATTACGCCAGAGATGGCAACATGCCTTTACACGGCGGTGCTGACGGATACGGGATCGTTCTGCTACGACGGAACCGATGCTCATACCTTTGAGCTGGCGGCAGAGCTGGTGCGGCACGGGGCGAAGTCGGCGACGATTGCCAAGGATGTTTACTTTTCGCACCCGACTTCGAAGATGCTCCTGCTGGGCGCGGCTCTTTCGAACCTGCGGCGCGAAGGACGCATTGCCTGGATGTGGGTGACGCATGACGACATGGTTCGCACGAGCGCAGCGGAGGAAGACTGCGAGGGAATCGTAAATTATGCAATTGCGATTGCCGGAGTCGATGTGGCGATCTTCCTGCGCGAACTCAGCAATCACCGGGTGCGGCTCTCTTTGCGCAGCAAGGGCGATGTGAATGTGGCTCGGCTTGCTGAGCGTTTTGGCGGCGGCGGCCACCAGCATGCCAGCGGTTGCACGATCGATGGGCCGCTACCGGATGCGACGGACATGATTCTCGAGGTGGCCCGGCGCACCCTGAGCGCAGCGGTTCATGAGTCGCATAGTTTAATCTGATAGCCTTGACTCGGAAAGCAATTCCATCCGGGATTTCAGAAAAGAACGTGGCTATCCCTAAGAGCATCAAGGCGCTACGCATAAACCCTACGACTGCTATGGCGCGCTTCCCTTTTCTGGGAACGACACTGGAAACACTGACTCTGTTTCTCTTTACTGCCTTCTTCCTGTTTTACGGATTAGTGCCTATCTTTGGCGGCGACGGCATCGGGCTGGTGGGGGCGGATGAACCGCGCTATGCCCAGATAGCGCGAGAGATGCTCAATCGGCACGATTACGTGACGCCGATTCTGTATGGCAAGCCGTGGCTGGAAAAACCAGCGCTCTATTACTGGCGAGCGATGTTTGCCTTCAGGGAATTCGGCGTGCATGACTGGTCGGCGCGAATCCCTTCGGCAAGCTTTGCGTTTGTGCTGGTTACGCTCATCTTTCTGCACATGCGGCGATTTCGCCCTGGCGGACAGCTGGACGCCGCGCTGCTGACGGCTTCCTGCGCGGGGATATTGAGCTTTGCGCGCGGGGCTTCAACGGACATGCAGATGGCTGCGCCGTTCTGTATCGGCATGCTGGGCTGGTATGCCTGGTATGAGACGAACAGCAAGTTCTGGCTCTTTGATCTTTACTTCTTTGTAGGCGCGGCGACTCTGGCCAAGGGGCCGGTAGCTCCCTTTCTTGCGCTGGTCATCATAGCGGCGTTTGCGGCGTTGCGAAAAGAGTGGTCGATCCTGCGACGAAGCATCTGGTGGCCGGGGGTTGCGCTCTACTTCGCGATGGTGCTGCCGTGGTTTATCGCGGTACAGAAGCGCAATCCTAACTTTTTGCGGGTCTTCTTTCTCGAACACAATCTGGAGCGCTTTGCCACCAACCGCTTCGAGCACGAACAGCATTTCTGGTATTACCTGCCCGTGGTTGTGTTGAGCATGATGCCGTGGACAGTGATCGCGATCGCGGCCTTGGTGAATGCGGTGCAGGGGTCGATGGCAGAGTGGCGGGCGCGACGGGTGAAGTATCACTACATGGGCTTTCAGCGGACGGGCGACGCCTTCCCTGAGTTTCTGGTGCTCTGGGCGGTGATTCCGGTGGTCTTCTTTTCCTTCTCGGAGTCCAAGCTGCCGGGCTATGTGTTGCCTTCCGTTCCGCCGCTGATGATTTTGAGCGGTGACTATTTGAACCGCATGCGCGGGCGAGGGTTGAAGGCGTGGCTGCTGATTCTGCACGGCGTGCTTGCGGGCGGCCTTACGACGCTGGTCCTGCTGCTGCCGCGGTTAATTCAACACTCCGACCAGATGCCCCCTGCGAATGCGCTGATTGCCGCGGGCGCGACGGGATTTGCCGCAACCATCTTTATCCTCATCACGGTAGCGCGGTTCGGTCTTCATCGGTTGCGGATTGCAACCATGATTCCGATTGTGATTCTGCTGCTGTTTCTTTATGGAATCGGGCCGTTCTTCGGTTTCGGGCAGATTGCCTCGACGAAGGGAACGGTGCAGCTGATCGACCTGACGTATTCGGCGCGCCCGCTATCGAAGATTCTGCAACAAATCAGTCCCCCGGACGGTACGGTTGCGGTGTTCCGGGTTCGTCGCGATGTGGAATTTGGCCTGTCGTTCTATCGCAACCGGAAAGTAGTGAATTACGAGCATGAGGGGATTCCGAAGGAGCAACATATCCTCATAGCTCGCGAATCTTATGTCGACGAACTGCGTCAAAAACTTACCGGCAGGCGATATGAGCCTTTGTTCGTGTATCCTGCTCAGAATCTGGTTGTCTACGCAGTAGCGGCAGAAGAGTAAATCAGCAGGTGGGTGTTTCTTCCCGAATTACGGCTTCGTTCTGGAACGCGGCCCTGAAGATACATCAATCACTTAGTTCATGGTGCAGACAGCTTGAGCTCGGCATTGCAGTTTGAGATTCTCGACCTGAGGCATTTTTCAGCCAGCAGCCTGCGACCGGTGCTGGACGAGGAGAGTCGTCTCTGGAGCGATCGGCTGCGATGGGATTACCGTACTTCTGCGGACCTGTTGCTGCAGTACCTTGATTCCCGCGTGCTGCCGGGCTATGTCGCCCTGGAAAATGGACGCATTGCCGGGTATGTCTTCTGCGTGTACGAAGACCATAAGGCGATCATCGGCGATGTGTTTTCTCTTTCCGATGCACCTGCCGAAGTAGAAAGCCAGCTGCTGCGCCATTTGATTGAGCTTCTTCGGCACTCGCCGGGGATCGATCGCATAGAGTGCCAGCTGTTGCTGCATCCGCATGGACTGCATGCCGAGATTTTCGAACGGGCGGGCTTCAAGCTCTTTCGCCGCCTCTTCATGGAGCTTGATCTGACACAGTTCGCAGCGTCGGGATCGCGTCGGCCGCTTCCAGAAGGCATTGTTCTCAGCAGGTGGCGGGAAAACGATTTTCATCCGGCGGGATATCTGATTGCCGATGCCTACAATGGGCACCTGGATAGCTTTATCAATGATCAATACCGGTCGGTAAGCGGCTCACTTCGATTCCTGCACAATATCGTTCGCTTTCCCGGTTGCGGGTTGTTTGATCCGGCTGCATCGAGAACGATGGCGCGCACGGCAGATGGCTCGCTGGCTGGGGTGCTCTTGTGCTCTCGCGTGCGTGAGGACATCGGGCACGTGACGCAGGTCTGCGTAGCGAGAGATCAGCGTGGGCTCGGGCTGGGCAGGCGGCTGATTGAAGAATGCGCGGAGGAATTGCGGGGACGCGGGTTTCGCGGCCTGACACTGACTGTCACGGAAGAGAATGCGAACGCAGTGGATCTTTACCGCAGCGTGGGCTTTGTTGAAAAGCATTCCTTCGACGCGATGGTCTGGGACCGCTCCTGGAACTGGACGAAAGAGTCTTAAGCTAGCGGCGAATGAACCACATGAGCCAACTGGCAACGATCACGATCCCCACAAACATTGCCCAGCAGTAAAGGCCGTAGCGAACCATCGCCTTTGGATTGGTGCGCTGTGTGATCGCGAAGACTACCGAGGCAAACGTCGCAAAGAGCAGAACAGCGGAGAAATGGGAAAGCACTAACATGCGGGCTTCCTGCCTATGCGGAGATTGTGCGCGTCGACGGCGGAGATGATGTTGAGGAGGCCGGCAACGACGATGAACTTCGTTCCATAGTCGGCCGTTGCCACCTGAACGGCACCGTGTCCCAGATCCATGAGGCGGCCCAGACCGTAGAGAGCGCCACAGCCAAGATCTCCTGCAAAGCCAAGCATTTCCAGCACATCGCCCATGTTGGGCTGATAGAGCTTACCCTGCATCAGGATTCCAAGGGTGAACATGCTGGTAATGGAGACAAAGAGCAAAATCGCGCGGATCCAATGCTTTGTGAGCGCGTGGCCCAGACCAGGAACCAGCCAACCGAGAATGAGCGCAGCATATGGCAAGCCGGGAGACTTCTCCTCCAGCTTTGCGCTTACCTGAACTTTCGATGCCATCATCTTGACTATACAGCACGAATGAGCCGAAGACCCTGCGGCTGGAGCACTGGGTTGGAGCGAAAGTTTTCCAAGAGCGCCAGAACGAGAGCAGGCACGACGATGCCTTTTACCAAT
This genomic window contains:
- a CDS encoding DUF503 domain-containing protein, with translation MPVAVLTLEIRIENAHSLKDRRQVVRSLKEKLQNGFNISVAEMDEAVTWQSATIGVAAISGSRDYLAGLMKQVEDAAVRISNDLGAQVADAWWEYLEN
- the rbfA gene encoding 30S ribosome-binding factor RbfA, encoding MPEQRARKYHQDRVAETLREEIGAMIEGELSDPRISFAYVSQVVLNPGGKSALIYVAVDGGPEEEKQTIEGLMAARGYIRHELLERMGVRHVPDLSFHIDRSEKMKTRIDELLGRAQKRQKSVAE
- a CDS encoding DHH family phosphoesterase, whose product is MGDRHTIHAVLDAIERGQRFLVSAHARPDGDAVGSMLACGMILEQLGKQVEMVSCDRVPLIYRSLPCASVVRQVSRVEGEYDAVILLECDGIERSRLRGLDGRFLINIDHHVSGRTFGNINWIDTEACAVAEMVYKLAMVAGVCITPEMATCLYTAVLTDTGSFCYDGTDAHTFELAAELVRHGAKSATIAKDVYFSHPTSKMLLLGAALSNLRREGRIAWMWVTHDDMVRTSAAEEDCEGIVNYAIAIAGVDVAIFLRELSNHRVRLSLRSKGDVNVARLAERFGGGGHQHASGCTIDGPLPDATDMILEVARRTLSAAVHESHSLI
- a CDS encoding ArnT family glycosyltransferase — its product is MAIPKSIKALRINPTTAMARFPFLGTTLETLTLFLFTAFFLFYGLVPIFGGDGIGLVGADEPRYAQIAREMLNRHDYVTPILYGKPWLEKPALYYWRAMFAFREFGVHDWSARIPSASFAFVLVTLIFLHMRRFRPGGQLDAALLTASCAGILSFARGASTDMQMAAPFCIGMLGWYAWYETNSKFWLFDLYFFVGAATLAKGPVAPFLALVIIAAFAALRKEWSILRRSIWWPGVALYFAMVLPWFIAVQKRNPNFLRVFFLEHNLERFATNRFEHEQHFWYYLPVVVLSMMPWTVIAIAALVNAVQGSMAEWRARRVKYHYMGFQRTGDAFPEFLVLWAVIPVVFFSFSESKLPGYVLPSVPPLMILSGDYLNRMRGRGLKAWLLILHGVLAGGLTTLVLLLPRLIQHSDQMPPANALIAAGATGFAATIFILITVARFGLHRLRIATMIPIVILLLFLYGIGPFFGFGQIASTKGTVQLIDLTYSARPLSKILQQISPPDGTVAVFRVRRDVEFGLSFYRNRKVVNYEHEGIPKEQHILIARESYVDELRQKLTGRRYEPLFVYPAQNLVVYAVAAEE
- a CDS encoding GNAT family N-acetyltransferase — its product is MSSALQFEILDLRHFSASSLRPVLDEESRLWSDRLRWDYRTSADLLLQYLDSRVLPGYVALENGRIAGYVFCVYEDHKAIIGDVFSLSDAPAEVESQLLRHLIELLRHSPGIDRIECQLLLHPHGLHAEIFERAGFKLFRRLFMELDLTQFAASGSRRPLPEGIVLSRWRENDFHPAGYLIADAYNGHLDSFINDQYRSVSGSLRFLHNIVRFPGCGLFDPAASRTMARTADGSLAGVLLCSRVREDIGHVTQVCVARDQRGLGLGRRLIEECAEELRGRGFRGLTLTVTEENANAVDLYRSVGFVEKHSFDAMVWDRSWNWTKES
- a CDS encoding DUF6677 family protein, which gives rise to MMASKVQVSAKLEEKSPGLPYAALILGWLVPGLGHALTKHWIRAILLFVSITSMFTLGILMQGKLYQPNMGDVLEMLGFAGDLGCGALYGLGRLMDLGHGAVQVATADYGTKFIVVAGLLNIISAVDAHNLRIGRKPAC